The window TGAAACAAGCCGGTCGATGCGGGATCATGTTGGGTAATGGACCTGGCTGAGTTTGAAGAGCTCGAGCGCCGCGTGGCACAGCGAGACCGCTGGGCTTTCTCTCAGCTTCACAAGGCCTATGAGCGAACCATCCACTACTTTGTCCTCTCGAAAGTCAGCGTTCCCTACGTTGCCGACCAGATCACCGCGCGGATCTTCGATCGCGCGTGGGAGCGCATCGATCGCTACCGCTGGCAGGATTGGTCGTTTCACGTGTGGATCCTTCGAATTGCCCGCGACGAGCTTGCCGATCGGGGCTACGCCGACGAGGTGGCGGCCGGCTAGGACGGGCGGGTCCGGTCCCATTCGGCCACGTTCCACGTGTGGATCCGCGTCGGCGCGGTGGGTTCGGGCGGGCCCGTGACGTCAGAGACGGCAAGAATGGGATCGAGGTCCCAGTAGAGCGGCATCATCATCTCGATGCGCACCAGGTCGCGAATCAGCTCTGTGCGCTCTGCTTCATCGATCGTGAGCTGCAGTCGCTCGATCGCGTCTTGCGCGGGCTGGCTGCAGTAGCCAGCCGTATTTCGACCGCGCCAGCGGTTCGAGGGGTTCGGGACCGTTCGACAGCTCACGTGAGGTACGCGAGAGAACCGCAACAAAACCTGCAGCGTCGACGCGAAAATGGTAATCAATTGGTATGCCAACGTCGCGGCCGGACCCCAACGTGATTCCCGAGGACCCGCATCGCGCGAGCGACGAGGTCGGAGCGATATGTTGTCCGAGCTGTGGCGCGTCGGTCCATGGCACGGACACCTATCGCGCATACCGGGTTTGCGAGCGGTGCAGGCACCATTTCTCCCTATCGGCGCGCGATCGGATCGATCAGCTCGTCGACGATGGGTCGTTCGTGGAGACGAGCGCTGAGCTGGTATCGCTCGACCCCCTCCATTTCTCCGACCGTCAGCCCTACACCGAGCGGCTCGCCCAGGCTCGAGAGCGAACCGGACTGACCGAAGCGGTGGTCACCGGTGTGGGCCGCATCGCGGGTCATGGGGCGGTTCTGGCGGTGTCGGACTTCGCGTTTCTGGGCGGCACGATGGGCTCCGTGGTGGGGGAGAAGGTCGCCCTTGCCATGGAGCTGGCCCAGCGGCGGCATCTCCCGTTCATCGCGGTCTGCTCAAGCGGCGGTGCCCGCATGCAGGAGGGCATGCTCAGCCTTGTCCAGATGGCGACGACCGCCGCGAGCGCCATGCGTCTCCATCGCGCTGGTGTTCCTATGGTCTGCGTGCTGACCGATCCCACGACGGGCGGTGTGTATGCGTCGTACGGAAGCCAGGGGGACGTCATTCTCGCCGAGCCGGGCGCGCTCATCGGGTTCGCTGGCCCGCGCGTCATCGCCGAAACCACAGGGGAGCCACCGCCTGAGGGGACGCACACGGCGCAGTTCCTTCTGGAGCACGGCATGGTCGATCGCATTGTCGATCGCAGCCAGCTCCGCGGCACGCTCGCCACGCTGCTCGATCTGTTTGGCTCGTCGCGTCGCGCAAGGACAGCCGCTCGCAAAGACCTGTATCGACCGGAGGCTAGCCCTCCGGAGTCGGCATGGGAGGAGGTGGAGCTGGCTCGGAGGCCGGACCGGCCGTCGGCCGCCGACTATCTGACCCTGCTTTCCCCCGGCTTCATCGAGCTGCACGGCGACCGCGTGTACGGGGATGATCCGGCCCTCATCGGAGGACTCGGCGAGATCGGCGGCATTGCCTGCGTCATCCTGGCGCAGGAGCGGGGTCGAGGCGAAGAGGACCGCCAGCGACGCCACGCTGGGCAGATGCATCCCGAAGGGTACCGAAAGGCCGCCCGCCTGATGCGGATGGCCGCGACGCTCGGATTACCCATTGTGACCCTCATCGATACGCCGGGCGCCGCGCTCGATTACGCTTCCGAGGAGCGGGGCTTGGCCACCGCGATCTCCACGTGCTTGGCGAACCTTTCTATCGCACCGGTGCCGGTCGTTTCGACCATCATCGGCGAAGGCGGGAGCGGTGGCGCGCTCGCGCTCGGCGTGGCCGACAGAGTCCTGATGCAGGAGAACGCCATCTACTCGGTGATTGCTCCGGAGGGCGCGGCAGCCATCCTCTATCGGT is drawn from Chloroflexota bacterium and contains these coding sequences:
- a CDS encoding acetyl-CoA carboxylase carboxyltransferase subunit alpha/beta, which codes for MPTSRPDPNVIPEDPHRASDEVGAICCPSCGASVHGTDTYRAYRVCERCRHHFSLSARDRIDQLVDDGSFVETSAELVSLDPLHFSDRQPYTERLAQARERTGLTEAVVTGVGRIAGHGAVLAVSDFAFLGGTMGSVVGEKVALAMELAQRRHLPFIAVCSSGGARMQEGMLSLVQMATTAASAMRLHRAGVPMVCVLTDPTTGGVYASYGSQGDVILAEPGALIGFAGPRVIAETTGEPPPEGTHTAQFLLEHGMVDRIVDRSQLRGTLATLLDLFGSSRRARTAARKDLYRPEASPPESAWEEVELARRPDRPSAADYLTLLSPGFIELHGDRVYGDDPALIGGLGEIGGIACVILAQERGRGEEDRQRRHAGQMHPEGYRKAARLMRMAATLGLPIVTLIDTPGAALDYASEERGLATAISTCLANLSIAPVPVVSTIIGEGGSGGALALGVADRVLMQENAIYSVIAPEGAAAILYRSAAHAHEVARALKLTAYDCTRLGVVDVIVPEPVGGAQNDPRYAAQQLRNHIHAALSELLRVPPRRLVDRRYRKFRGMGRKGAHWRALHAQERDELLRHVARGLEGVRERLWPAAGRSHATESTSDGALVRPDDGDGQPESGP